From Salvia splendens isolate huo1 chromosome 3, SspV2, whole genome shotgun sequence, a single genomic window includes:
- the LOC121793961 gene encoding probable aspartic proteinase GIP2 translates to MASSFSYSVLLVLVLIGTSHAQTGLVLPLRRDAKTSQFYTTFQMGSNPTTINAVIHLSGQHLWLACDNYTSTTYAPILCDSAKCEAAKGFGCSGCNGPARPGCSNNTCGTASSNPFLFYITSYGLYEDTLSSKDHVQLPDFIFSCVPNDFVQGLAAPVSGMVGLGRFDIAFHKVVAEKMKLPDRFSICPPSSGIGKLTVGAGAPTKSDISSLIKTTPLIVNKPVSNQPFFSDNDLSQEYFIDVRSIRVAGEAVEVKESYFDINGDRVGGTKISSLQNYTAMHTSIYKPVARAFDKAASDMKMRSVAAVGPFRACYSAETVKRTGAGPEVPAIDLVLPGKDVYWRISGANAMVEIDRKTMCLAFVDAGSRPTTSVVIGAHQLKENYLEFDVAASQLRFTSSLLVHNKTCSRI, encoded by the coding sequence ATGGCTTCTTCTTTCAGCTACTCTGTTTTGCTCGTGCTCGTTCTGATCGGGACTAGCCATGCCCAGACCGGCCTAGTCCTCCCCCTCCGGAGGGACGCCAAGACGTCCCAATTCTACACTACGTTCCAAATGGGCAGCAACCCCACCACCATCAACGCAGTCATCCACCTCAGCGGCCAACACCTCTGGTTGGCCTGCGACAACTACACCTCCACCACCTACGCCCCCATCCTCTGCGACTCGGCCAAATGCGAGGCCGCAAAGGGGTTCGGCTGCAGTGGCTGCAACGGCCCCGCCCGGCCCGGCTGCAGCAACAACACCTGCGGCACGGCCTCCTCCAACCCCTTCCTCTTCTACATCACCTCCTACGGCTTGTACGAGGACACCCTCTCCTCCAAGGACCACGTCCAGCTCCCCGACTTCATCTTCTCCTGCGTCCCCAACGACTTCGTCCAAGGCCTCGCCGCCCCCGTCTCCGGCATGGTTGGCCTCGGCCGCTTCGACATCGCCTTCCATAAAGTGGTCGCCGAGAAGATGAAACTCCCCGACCGTTTCTCGATCTGCCCGCCGTCGTCGGGGATCGGGAAATTGACCGTCGGAGCCGGAGCGCCGACGAAATCCGACATCTCCAGTTTGATCAAAACGACGCCGTTGATCGTGAATAAACCGGTGAGTAATCAGCCGTTTTTCTCTGACAACGATCTCTCACAGGAGTACTTCATCGACGTGAGGTCGATCAGGGTCGCCGGAGAGGCGGTGGAGGTGAAGGAGTCGTATTTCGATATCAACGGGGATCGAGTAGGCGGGACGAAGATCAGCAGCTTGCAAAACTACACCGCAATGCACACGTCGATCTATAAGCCGGTGGCGCGGGCCTTCGACAAGGCGGCGTCGGATATGAAGATGAGGAGCGTGGCGGCGGTGGGGCCGTTCAGAGCGTGCTACAGCGCGGAGACGGTGAAGAGGACTGGTGCGGGGCCGGAGGTTCCGGCGATTGACCTGGTTTTGCCGGGGAAGGATGTGTACTGGAGGATTTCGGGGGCGAATGCGATGGTGGAGATTGATCGGAAGACGATGTGCCTGGCGTTCGTGGATGCGGGGTCGAGGCCAACGACGTCGGTGGTGATCGGAGCGCATCAGTTGAAGGAGAATTACTTGGAATTTGATGTGGCGGCTTCGCAGCTTAGGTTTACTTCTTCGCTTTTGGTTCATAACAAGACCTGCTCCCGCATTTAA
- the LOC121796963 gene encoding zinc finger MYM-type protein 1-like, with the protein MKKKKYGIQERSFQEIWFKRYTWLEYSVSNDATLRFWYYLFKKYDKGGRQSDDTFTKRGCSNWKNALERFNYLVRGVNSCHNNTRIQFKAFQDQRNSVASILRSNTREMEVAYRIRLTVSLNMTRFLLKQGLSFRGHDESSSSSNRGNFLELLQWFSELNDDVSKTLFTNAPANNQMNSPQIQKELANACASEVTHAIVNDIGDKVFTLLVDEARDVSLKK; encoded by the coding sequence atgaaaaaaaagaaatatggcaTTCAAGAAAGAAGTTTTCAAGAAATTTGGTTTAAAAGGTATACATGGTTAGAGTATAGTGTATCAAATGATGCAACTTTACGCTTTTGGTACTACCTTTTCAAGAAATATGATAAAGGAGGTCGACAATCAGATGATACTTTTACAAAGAGAGGTTGTAGCAACTGGAAAAATGCATTAGAAAGATTCAATTATCTTGTTAGAGGTGTGAATAGTTGTCATAATAATACTAGAATTCAGTTCAAAGCTTTTCAAGATCAAAGGAACAGTGTGGCAAGTATATTACGGTCAAATACCCGTGAGATGGAAGTTGCATATCGTATTCGGTTGACAGTCTCATTGAATATGACTCGGTTTCTCTTAAAGCAGGGATTATCTTTTCGTGGACATGATGAGTCAAGTAGTTCTTCAAATCGAGGTAATTTTCTAGAGTTGCTTCAATGGTTTAGTGAACTTAACGATGATGTATCCAAAACTTTGTTTACAAACGCCCCTGCTAACAATCAAATGAATTCACCACAAATTCAAAAGGAATTAGCAAATGCTTGTGCTTCAGAGGTCACACATGCCATAGTTAATGATATTGGAGATAAAGTTTTCACTCTTTTGGTTGATGAGGCTCGAGATGTTTCATTGAAGAAGTAG